A window of Panicum virgatum strain AP13 chromosome 8K, P.virgatum_v5, whole genome shotgun sequence contains these coding sequences:
- the LOC120644849 gene encoding polyamine oxidase 1 isoform X2: MTPYTVIALVVALSLAQYAFLAAAAGPRVIIVGAGMSGISAGKRLSDAGITDLLILEATDHVGGRMHKQNFAGINVEVGANWVEGVNGGKMNPIWPIVNSTLKLRNFRSDFDYLAQNVYKDGGLYDEDYVQKRIDLADSVEESGEKLSGTLHTSGRDDMSILAMQRLYDHQPNGPATPVDMSVDYYKYDYEFAEPPRVTSLQNTVPLPTFNDFGDDVYFVADQRGYESVVYYLAGQYLKTDKSGKIVDPRLKLNKVVREISYSPSGVTVKTEDNSVYRADYVMVSASLGVLQSDLIQFKPQLPSWKVVAIYQFDMAVYTKIFVKFPKRFWPEGKGREFFLYASSRRGYYAAWQEFEKQYPGANVLLVTVTDEESRRIEQQSDNQTKAEIMEVLRKMFPGKDVPDATDILVPRWWSDRFYRGTFSNWPIGVNRYEYDQLRAPVGRVYFTGEHTSEHYNGYVHGAYIAGIDSAEILINCAQKKMCKYNVPGKYDD, from the exons ATGACTCCCTACACGGTGATTGCTCTCGTGGTTGCATTGAGCCTGGCACAGTATGCcttcctcgccgcggccgccggccctagggtcatcatcgtcggcgccgGCATGTCGG GGATCTCGGCGGGGAAGAGGCTGTCGGATGCCGGGATAACCGACCTGCTGATTCTGGAGGCGACGGACCACGTCGGCGGGAGGATGCACAAGCAGAACTTCGCCGGCATCAACGTCGAGGTCGGCGCCAACTGGGTGgagggcgtcaacggcggcaaGATGAACCCCATCTGGCCCATCGTCAACTCCACCCTCAAGCTCAGGAACTTCCGCTCCGACTTCGACTACCTCGCACAAAACGTCTACAAGGA TGGTGGCCTTTATGATGAAGATTACGTTCAGAAGAGGATTGACCTGGCGGATAGTGTGGAAGAGAGTGGGGAAAAACTCTCCGGCACGTTGCACACTAGTGGCCGCGACGACATGTCTATCCTTGCCATGCAGCGGCTCTACGATCA CCAGCCTAACGGCCCGGCGACGCCGGTGGACATGTCCGTGGACTACTACAAGTACGACTACGAGTTTGCGGAGCCGCCGCGCGTGACCAGCCTGCAGAACACTGTCCCTCTCCCGACGTTCAACGACTTTGGAGACGACGTCTACTTCGTCGCCGACCAGCGGGGCTACGAGTCCGTTGTCTACTACCTCGCCGGCCAGTATCTCAAGACTGACAAGTCCGGCAAAATCGTCGATCCCCGGTTAAAGCTCAACAAG GTGGTTCGTGAGATCTCCTACTCCCCGAGTGGAGTCACCGTGAAGACGGAGGACAACTCGGTTTACCGAGCAGACTACGTGATGGTTTCTGCAAGCTTGGGGGTCCTGCAGAGCGATCTCATTCAGTTCAAGCCCCAGCTGCCT TCATGGAAGGTCGTAGCGATCTACCAGTTCGACATGGCCGTGTACACCAAGATATTCGTCAAGTTCCCCAAGAGATTCTGGCCTGAAGGTAAAGGGAGGGAGTTCTTCCTCTACGCCAGCAGCAGGAGAGGTTACTACGCAGCGTGGCAGGAGTTTGAGAAGCAGTACCCTGGTGCCAACGTCCTCCTTGTCACCGTGACCGACGAAGAGTCTAGGCGCATTGAGCAGCAGTCGGACAACCAAACCAAGGCAGAGATCATGGAGGTGCTGAGGAAGATGTTCCCTGGCAAGGACGTCCCGGACGCGACCGACATCCTTGTCCCGAGATGGTGGTCCGACAGGTTCTACAGGGGCACCTTCTCCAACTGGCCAATTGGTGTGAACCGCTACGAGTATGATCAGCTCAGG GCGCCAGTTGGGAGGGTTTACTTCACTGGTGAGCACACAAGCGAGCACTACAATGGCTATGTCCATGGCGCTTATATTGCAG GCATTGACTCTGCAGAAATTCTTATCAACTGCGCCCAGAAGAAGATGTGCAAGTACAATGTCCCGGGCAAGTATGACGACTGA
- the LOC120644849 gene encoding polyamine oxidase 1 isoform X1: MTPYTVIALVVALSLAQYAFLAAAAGPRVIIVGAGMSGISAGKRLSDAGITDLLILEATDHVGGRMHKQNFAGINVEVGANWVEGVNGGKMNPIWPIVNSTLKLRNFRSDFDYLAQNVYKEDGGLYDEDYVQKRIDLADSVEESGEKLSGTLHTSGRDDMSILAMQRLYDHQPNGPATPVDMSVDYYKYDYEFAEPPRVTSLQNTVPLPTFNDFGDDVYFVADQRGYESVVYYLAGQYLKTDKSGKIVDPRLKLNKVVREISYSPSGVTVKTEDNSVYRADYVMVSASLGVLQSDLIQFKPQLPSWKVVAIYQFDMAVYTKIFVKFPKRFWPEGKGREFFLYASSRRGYYAAWQEFEKQYPGANVLLVTVTDEESRRIEQQSDNQTKAEIMEVLRKMFPGKDVPDATDILVPRWWSDRFYRGTFSNWPIGVNRYEYDQLRAPVGRVYFTGEHTSEHYNGYVHGAYIAGIDSAEILINCAQKKMCKYNVPGKYDD; encoded by the exons ATGACTCCCTACACGGTGATTGCTCTCGTGGTTGCATTGAGCCTGGCACAGTATGCcttcctcgccgcggccgccggccctagggtcatcatcgtcggcgccgGCATGTCGG GGATCTCGGCGGGGAAGAGGCTGTCGGATGCCGGGATAACCGACCTGCTGATTCTGGAGGCGACGGACCACGTCGGCGGGAGGATGCACAAGCAGAACTTCGCCGGCATCAACGTCGAGGTCGGCGCCAACTGGGTGgagggcgtcaacggcggcaaGATGAACCCCATCTGGCCCATCGTCAACTCCACCCTCAAGCTCAGGAACTTCCGCTCCGACTTCGACTACCTCGCACAAAACGTCTACAAGGAGGA TGGTGGCCTTTATGATGAAGATTACGTTCAGAAGAGGATTGACCTGGCGGATAGTGTGGAAGAGAGTGGGGAAAAACTCTCCGGCACGTTGCACACTAGTGGCCGCGACGACATGTCTATCCTTGCCATGCAGCGGCTCTACGATCA CCAGCCTAACGGCCCGGCGACGCCGGTGGACATGTCCGTGGACTACTACAAGTACGACTACGAGTTTGCGGAGCCGCCGCGCGTGACCAGCCTGCAGAACACTGTCCCTCTCCCGACGTTCAACGACTTTGGAGACGACGTCTACTTCGTCGCCGACCAGCGGGGCTACGAGTCCGTTGTCTACTACCTCGCCGGCCAGTATCTCAAGACTGACAAGTCCGGCAAAATCGTCGATCCCCGGTTAAAGCTCAACAAG GTGGTTCGTGAGATCTCCTACTCCCCGAGTGGAGTCACCGTGAAGACGGAGGACAACTCGGTTTACCGAGCAGACTACGTGATGGTTTCTGCAAGCTTGGGGGTCCTGCAGAGCGATCTCATTCAGTTCAAGCCCCAGCTGCCT TCATGGAAGGTCGTAGCGATCTACCAGTTCGACATGGCCGTGTACACCAAGATATTCGTCAAGTTCCCCAAGAGATTCTGGCCTGAAGGTAAAGGGAGGGAGTTCTTCCTCTACGCCAGCAGCAGGAGAGGTTACTACGCAGCGTGGCAGGAGTTTGAGAAGCAGTACCCTGGTGCCAACGTCCTCCTTGTCACCGTGACCGACGAAGAGTCTAGGCGCATTGAGCAGCAGTCGGACAACCAAACCAAGGCAGAGATCATGGAGGTGCTGAGGAAGATGTTCCCTGGCAAGGACGTCCCGGACGCGACCGACATCCTTGTCCCGAGATGGTGGTCCGACAGGTTCTACAGGGGCACCTTCTCCAACTGGCCAATTGGTGTGAACCGCTACGAGTATGATCAGCTCAGG GCGCCAGTTGGGAGGGTTTACTTCACTGGTGAGCACACAAGCGAGCACTACAATGGCTATGTCCATGGCGCTTATATTGCAG GCATTGACTCTGCAGAAATTCTTATCAACTGCGCCCAGAAGAAGATGTGCAAGTACAATGTCCCGGGCAAGTATGACGACTGA